The Fusarium falciforme chromosome 7, complete sequence genome window below encodes:
- a CDS encoding Zn(2)-C6 fungal-type domain-containing protein → MPEEERHPTECFRVYPSSVQYPQLQDPEASPQRDDNAKGKGQPASDPVPTPCSSSSNKAGDFEVRPTISAQLPPFISPLPVRIPADDVAFLYSKGAFTLPSVDCQNALLRSYFNFTYPHMPSLDMNQFLGAMTARDAKPGQVSLLLLQAILFAGAAHVSMDHLKAAGFHTRKHARRKLFQRARLLYDFDYESDRLVLVQALLLMSLWNDGADDHRGVRYWTDLAISQAFALGLHQDSSQSVFSPVTRKLCRRIWWVCFIKDRLTSLEMKQMPRLRDGDYEVSMLEDADFDIGPVPASANIPFETMCSYFWDEKRRRDLGALFTAKVTICQCWGAYLTIHVSLHAEQRGNSTLGGFKALETATKAPSKHSFTFLRRELEMWHKSLPECCHLRWIRGNDLSTDAAITISRTALHMLYQFLVLAMERIYVMSTHPRSLLDKENARIWVQEAALQISDLAGEAHGAGIDSLLPISATTAITAAAGVHLQVLKGDILADKQMARDGFRRCMEVIKTLADGYEPTNHARSVMEWAVLKPIDHTVQPQPGRHELKPYSLPGEGILWSLERMEEEDCQVEEADSESRQGVLSIGSSPPTSSLSKASTKADFKSGTAFEAVSKMPHDLVDITSLPQGFGCSLDELNTLFDTKGGESGF, encoded by the exons ATGCCCGAAGAAG AAAGACATCCCACTGAATGTTTCCGGGTTTACCCAAGCAGTGTCCAATACCCGCAGCTCCAAGATCCCGAGGCGTCTCCCCAACGCGATGATAATGCCAAAGGCAAAGGGCAGCCAGCTTCCGACCCGGTGCCTACGCCATGCTCTTCCTCATCTAACAAGGCTGGCGACTTCGAGGTTCGACCTACCATATCCGCACAACTCCCGCCCTTCATCTCTCCATTGCCAGTGCGGATACCCGCAGACGACGTCGCGTTCCTATACTCAAAGGGGGCCTTTACTCTGCCGAGCGTCGATTGCCAGAATGCGCTTCTTCGGTCCTACTTTAACTTCACGTACCCACACATGCCCTCTCTGGACATGAACCAGTTCCTCGGGGCAATGACCGCACGCGATGCCAAGCCTGGCCAGGTCAGCTTGCTTCTCCTTCAAGCCATCTTGTTTGCAGGAGCCGCACATGTCTCGATGGATCACTTAAAGGCCGCTGGTTTTCACACTCGTAAACATGCTCGCAGGAAGCTTTTCCAGCGAGCTCGC TTGCTATACGACTTTGACTATGAATCCGATCGGCTTGTTCTCGTACAGGCTCTATTGCTCATGTCGTTGTGGAACGATGGCGCTGATGACCACAGAGGTGTGAGATATTGGACGGATCTCGCCATCTCGCAGGCTTTCGCCCTAGGCCTCCATCAAGACTCTTCCCAGTCCGTTTTTTCGCCTGTGACACGCAAGTTGTGCCGCAGGATCTGGTGGGTGTGTTTTATTAAAGATCGCCTGACTTCCTTAGAGATGAAGCAGATGCCCAGGCTACGCGATGGAGACTATGAGGTTTCCATGTTGGAAGATGCCGACTTTGACATCGGACCTGTACCAGCCTCCGCCAACATACCGTTTGAGACAATGTGCTCCTATTTCTGGGACGAAAAGAGACGCAGAGACCTTGGAGCGCTGTTTACTGCAAAAGTAACTATATGCCAGTGCTGGGGCGCTTACTTGACCATTCATGTCTCCCTTCACGCAGAGCAGAGAGGCAACTCGACTCTTGGTGGTTTCAAAGCCCTGGAGACGGCCACTAAAGCCCCAAGCAAGCATTCCTTTACCTTTCTGAGGCGCGAGTTGGAAATGTGGCACAAATCGCTGCCCGAATGCTGCCATCTTCGATGGATACGGGGTAACGATTTGTCAACCGATGCCGCCATCACCATAAGCCGCACAGCTTTGCATATGTTGTACCAGTTTCTTGTGCTAGCCATGGAACGCATTTATGTCATGTCAACACATCCAAGGTCACTCCTGGATAAGGAGAATGCGAGGATTTGGGTGCAGGAAGCTGCGCTGCAGATTTCTGATTTAGCCGGCGAGGCGCACGGCGCTGGAATCGACAGCTTGTTGCCCATCTCGGCGACAACGGCCATCACTGCGGCAGCAGGAGTCCATTTGCAGGTGCTCAAGGGTGACATTTTAGCAGATAAACAGATGGCCCGCGACGGTTTTAGACGATGCATGGAGGTGATCAAGACCTTGGCCGACGGCTACGAGCCAACCAACCACGCAAGGAGCGTTATGGAATGGGCTGTCTTAAAACCTATTGACCACACTGTGCAGCCTCAACCCGGTCGTCATGAGCTGAAACCGTATTCACTGCCAGGAGAGGGCATACTCTGGAGCCTCGAAaggatggaggaggaagactgCCAGGTCGAGGAGGCTGACAGCGAGTCTAGACAAGGGGTGCTGAGTATCGGCTCGTCGCCACCAACGAGTTCACTGTCGAAAGCCTCCACAAAGGCAGATTTCAAATCCGGGACTGCCTTTGAAGCAGTGTCTAAGATGCCTCATGACCTGGTAGACATCACGTCGCTTCCCCAAGGATTTGGGTGTTCCTTGGATGAGTTGAATACCTTGTTTGATACTAAGGGAGGGGAGTCGGGTTTTTGA
- a CDS encoding Salicylate hydroxylase [Stemphylium lycopersici], producing MSNGIETAVYEIRPEPTTLGGAVNIPSNGLRLLDRMGLLSQLELRASSASQLKVHSMRGAILADLDMAGWSREQTGFGFMRALRTDLMDVLLQEANKQNIPVHFSKNTTKIVETDTEINVTFSDGTQASADLLLGCDGIHSAVRRLHVNPSLAPEYTGFSNMFTILPTSSLSEQHSSVEPALHGLLTNEGLLGVMPCTASGDHLYWFYSLEVPVPAGDDNRSGWEAHGKMEVEGFKDSLKRVLQSSQGPWADQLREIVQKTETIKFYPIYRLPLSSSWSTKRCIVMGDAAHAMPPHAGQGTSMALEDVFLLSRLLKDPERPLGEVLSKYSDIRRPRVEAIGRASVENGNVRKDVGPWALKMKECALGLGFWFYRTAGLQKWGIGMNQKDFAYDIMEEPI from the coding sequence ATGAGCAATGGCATCGAGACAGCCGTATACGAAATCCGGCCAGAGCCGACCACGCTCGGAGGTGCTGTGAACATACCTTCTAATGGCCTGCGTTTACTGGATCGGATGGGGCTTTTGAGCCAGTTGGAGTTGCGTGCATCCTCCGCCTCGCAGTTGAAGGTGCACTCAATGCGCGGCGCAATTCTGGCAGACCTCGACATGGCCGGTTGGAGCCGGGAACAAACGGGATTTGGCTTCATGCGCGCTCTTCGAACCGATCTCATGGACGTATTGCTCCAAGAAGCCAACAAACAAAACATTCCGGTCCATTTCAGCAAGAACACCACCAAGATTGTTGAAACCGATACGGAAATCAATGTCACTTTCTCCGATGGCACTCAGGCGTCAGCTGACCTTCTTTTGGGCTGCGACGGCATTCACTCAGCCGTGCGTAGGCTCCATGTCAATCCATCCCTCGCACCCGAGTATACCGGCTTTTCAAATATGTTCACCATCTTGCCAACAAGCTCTCTGTCTGAGCAACACAGCTCCGTGGAGCCAGCCCTTCATGGTTTGCTAACAAACGAAGGTCTCCTGGGCGTCATGCCCTGCACCGCGTCTGGTGACCATCTGTACTGGTTCTATTCCCTTGAAGTGCCAGTTCCAGCAGGGGACGATAACCGATCTGGCTGGGAAGCTCATGGTAAAATGGAAGTTGAGGGCTTCAAGGACAGTCTCAAGCGGGTGCTGCAAAGCTCTCAAGGCCCGTGGGCAGACCAATTACGGGAGATCGTCCAGAAAACCGAAACAATCAAGTTTTATCCAATCTACAGGCTGCCCTTGTCAAGCTCCTGGTCTACTAAGAGATGTATTGTCATGGGAGATGCTGCCCACGCCATGCCGCCTCATGCAGGACAGGGAACTTCGATGGCCTTGGAAGACGTATTCTTGTTGTCTCGCCTGTTGAAGGACCCGGAACGACCCTTGGGTGAAGTACTTTCTAAGTACAGCGACATACGGCGCCCTAGAGTGGAAGCTATTGGACGCGCATCGGTAGAAAACGGCAATGTTCGGAAAGACGTCGGTCCATGGGCGCTAAAGATGAAAGAATGTGCACTTGGCCTGGGATTTTGGTTCTACAGAACAGCTGGCCTGCAGAAATGGGGAATTGGAATGAACCAGAAGGACTTTGCCTATGACATAATGGAGGAACCCATCTAA
- a CDS encoding FAD binding domain protein — translation MAIFSVSPFIGPSIGPLLGGFINYYLNWRWTYYVLIIWSSVLWLAIVFLVPETYHPILLRNRARTLCQETNDDRWVAPIETAEKSLNCPDFYWYFHVPGRSVSFVQRKRTRGQFLVYDAYPEPTTIGGSIGLQPNGLRIFKDLGLYDELMARGSSGTNVILHSVKGSVMGELDFVSWSKKQTGCGQLEIRRVDLMEVLCGAAQRAGIEVHYNKTLTKITEGDQQVMASFSDGTTDTAHFLLGCDGLRSNVRKSETASVDCYK, via the exons ATGGCCATCTTTTCCGTGTCACCATTTATCGGTCCAAGCATAGGCCCTCTACTAGGAGGGTTCATCAACTATTACTTGAATTGGCGGTGGACCTACTATGTCCTGATCATCTGGTCATCTGTTCTCTGGTTGGCCATTGTCTTTCTAGTTCCCGAAACATACC ACCCTATCCTATTGAGAAACAGGGCTCGCACGCTCTGCCAAGAGACTAATGACGACAGATGGGTCGCGCCAATCGAAACGGCAGAGAAGTCCCTC AACTGCCCTGATTTTTACTGGTATTTTCACGTTCCTG GTCGAAGCGTATCCTTTGTACAGCGCAAGCGCACTCGCGGCCAATTCCTTG TCTATGACGCTTACCCCGAGCCAACCACCATCGGTGGCTCAATTGGACTCCAGCCGAATGGCCTACGAATCTTCAAGGACTTGGGCCTGTACGACGAGCTTATGGCCCGTGGGTCAAGCGGTACCAACGTCATTCTACATTCTGTAAAGGGTTCAGTAATGGGCGAGCTTGATTTCGTGTCTTGGAGCAAGAAGCAGACCGGGTGTGGGCAGTTGGAGATCAGGAGGGTTGATCTCATGGAAGTGCTCTGTGGCGCGGCTCAAAGGGCAGGGATCGAGGTTCACTACAACAAGACCCTTACGAAAATCACTGAAGGAGACCAACAAGTCATGGCGAGCTTCTCGGACGGGACGACAGATACCGCACACTTTTTGCTCGGTTGTGACGGCCTTCGGTCCAACGTTCGAAAGTC CGAAACGGCGAGTGTTGATTGTTACAAGTGA
- a CDS encoding HET domain-containing protein, whose amino-acid sequence MRLINTETLDIENFTGPEFPRYAILSHTWTDDEPTLADAQAGFLTARSRAGCRKVKDFCTLARQDGLSYAWADTCCIDKTSSSELTESINSMFRWYMSADNCYVYLADLESDASSDTMASCRWFTRGWTLQELIAPSKLQFYDKEWGLRGSKMDFADQLLQITNIPDAVLQDRTSLHTIPVGRRMSWAANRQTTRPEDMAYCLMGIFDVNMPLIYGEGRNAFIRLQEEIMKSSNDLSIFLWQSARGPRYRGILAEEPSEFVSASRLRVGVAGMDSPQFTMTNKGVKIKVSLADSGRGIFALSLNHVDENSTTDEVLGVWLKRHRNGAYARAYPHVLVIVSESVFGTPSRRYLSKHISPTMAEAVDSATDNAFVFEGDFHSQYYQHLSTTSSAWWDRDMMAYLRDNGLPFVAFHLFRAGWDNSRRDNRFVLAFGVAEDGTAWFSLAADSWTRPSKGAELLAAALKGDLKAVEALGLELWKEHKQKEMEHKELWGHEQLPQSLTFIRRGPTMLPTGLSEQPYTLEVYIGRGNLDGHDVYLVTLGKKMPRYRRMVEIAAPLVLFYLVCKL is encoded by the coding sequence ATGCGCTTGATCAACACTGAAACTTTAGATATTGAAAATTTCACTGGCCCTGAGTTTCCAAGATATGCCATTCTCTCGCACACATGGACTGATGACGAGCCAACCTTGGCGGACGCTCAAGCCGGCTTTCTAACAGCACGCTCAAGAGCCGGATGTCGAAAGGTCAAAGATTTTTGCACACTTGCACGGCAAGATGGCCTCTCGTACGCTTGGGCTGATACGTGCTGCATCGACAagaccagcagcagcgagtTGACTGAGTCGATCAACTCCATGTTCCGATGGTACATGTCGGCCGACAACTGCTATGTCTACCTTGCCGACCTGGAGAGCGATGCTTCGTCAGACACCATGGCCTCGTGCAGGTGGTTTACAAGAGGATGGACCCTCCAGGAACTCATCGCACCGAGTAAGCTACAGTTCTACGACAAAGAATGGGGCTTGCGCGGTTCAAAGATGGATTTTGCCGATCAGCTTCTACAGATCACAAACATCCCCGACGCTGTCCTTCAAGATCGGACGTCATTACACACTATACCAGTCGGACGAAGGATGTCGTGGGCAGCGAATCGCCAGACGACACGACCAGAGGATATGGCTTATTGCCTGATGGGGATATTCGACGTCAACATGCCATTGATATATGGGGAAGGGCGGAACGCCTTTATACGACTCCAGGAGGAGATCATGAAGAGCAGCAACGATCTCAGCATATTCCTATGGCAATCAGCTCGGGGTCCAAGGTATCGCGGTATACTAGCCGAGGAGCCATCAGAGTTTGTTTCCGCTTCTCGCCTCAGGGTTGGGGTTGCCGGCATGGACAGTCCGCAGTTTACCATGACGAACAAGGGCGTTAAGATCAAGGTTAGCCTCGCAGACAGCGGCCGGGGGATCTTTGCCCTGAGCCTCAATCACGTCGACGAAAATTCGACGACAGATGAGGTTTTGGGCGTCTGGCTCAAGAGACACAGAAACGGAGCATATGCGAGGGCCTACCCCCACGTCCTCGTTATTGTATCCGAGAGCGTGTTTGGAACTCCCTCCCGCAGATATCTCAGCAAGCACATTTCACCAACCATGGCTGAAGCGGTCGACTCGGCTACAGACAATGCGTTTGTCTTTGAAGGCGACTTTCATAGTCAGTACTATCAGCATCTATCTACCACCTCTAGCGCATGGTGGGATCGGGACATGATGGCTTATCTACGGGACAATGGACTGCCATTTGTGGCTTTTCACCTATTTCGCGCAGGATGGGATAACTCGAGGCGTGATAACCGCTTCGTGCTCGCATTTGGCGTCGCTGAAGACGGGACCGCCTGGTTTTCGCTCGCAGCTGATTCATGGACACGGCCTTCAAAAGGTGCAGAACTGTTAGCTGCAGCATTAAAAGGAGATCTCAAGGCTGTCGAAGCCCTAGGGCTCGAGTTGTGGAAGGAACACAagcagaaggagatggagcaCAAGGAGTTATGGGGCCACGAGCAACTCCCGCAGAGCCTCACTTTTATCAGGCGAGGCCCAACTATGTTGCCGACAGGTCTTTCTGAGCAGCCATACACGTTGGAGGTTTATATTGGCAGAGGTAACCTAGACGGCCACGACGTGTATCTTGTGACACTTGGTAAGAAGATGCCACGGTATCGTCGTATGGTGGAGATTGCTGCTCCTCTTGTTTTGTTTTATCTTGTGTGTAAGCTATAG